A genomic stretch from Sphaerodactylus townsendi isolate TG3544 linkage group LG15, MPM_Stown_v2.3, whole genome shotgun sequence includes:
- the LOC125444789 gene encoding helicase SRCAP isoform X1: MQNSPTEQHHALHTQVELEIAPDRMTGSNPVSPASSGSPASSGSISPPHLTHDSSLDSHLGLDGPKAQNRTLASPSMYASPDPASMWDKTHAEIAEQAKHEAEIENRIAEMKKEGFWSLKRLSKVPEPARPKVHWDYLCEEMQWLSADFAQERRWKRGVARKVVRMVIRHHEEQKQKEERAKREEQAKLRRIASSIAKEVKQFWSNVEKVVQFKQQSRLEEKRKKALDLQLDFIVGQTEKYSDLLTQSLNETLPVTSKTSSSHAGSTASSPPPPSQLIEDEDGDFQPHEESDDEETIEVEEQQEGNDSETRQREIELLKQEGELPLEQLLQSLPPQILENSFSVPPCASSSDNEEEEEDSEEEEEQEEKHISKNLKEKPKPVAQRTKKPWKPDEEFTANEEEAEDEEETIDAEEKLEGSVDHSKELDDLAQEGELPMEELLQKYAGAYASDFEMESDASSEASEPSTSEYEVESEEEDSSCQSDSTEEGGSEQDESEEEVALEGEASVSQEEDFGVEYLLKQDEDRGGEGDNDLTQAPGPKKEITDIAAAAESLQPKGYTLATTQVKTPIPYLLRGTLREYQHIGLDWLVTMYEKKLNGILADEMGLGKTIQTISLLAHLACEKGSWGPHLIIVPTSVMLNWEMEIKRWCPSFKILTYYGAQKERKLKRQGWTKPNAFHICITSYKLVLQDHQAFRRKNWKYLILDEAQNIKNFKSQRWQSLLNFNSQRRLLLTGTPLQNSLMELWSLMHFLMPHVFQSHREFKEWFSNPLTGMIEGSQEYNENLVKRLHKVLRPFLLRRVKVDVEKQMPKKYEHVIKCRLSKRQRYLYDDFMAQATTKETLATGHFMSVINILMQLRKVCNHPNLFDPRPIHSPFITEGVCFNTASLVLHALDNDPFKHVDMGIFDLINLEDRVSRYETDTFLPKWKVTRKLIEEIAESPDPPPRPKPVKMKVNRMLQPMPKPENRTVVLVNSPRPAAPLQRPVTPLLPETLAPALAPLHHPGLVLPGSVQPPAVPVSVSLPVPPSPVTMSISVPPPARPQTPTLVPPLSQNSTAATLLHTQTSAPQVLPMTMTAAQLIPNASRPTLPPPPISPTAMSTSSLKLGIGPAPVGQLQAPNTLAMTTMGQLQGISAIGQPQVPSTLAMSAVGQPQGMSVVGQLQAPSTLAMSAVGQLQAPNTLATVGQPQGMSVVGQPQAPSTLAVSVMGQPHASSTQAMSAVGQPQAVSALGQLQAPNTLAISAMGQPQTPSTLAMSVLGQPQAISAVGQSQAPNTLAVSAVGQPPAPSTLPLSVLGQPQALNTLAVSTVGQPQTLNTLAVSAVGHPQAPSTLPVSVAGQPPNTLAVSTVGQSQAPNTLAMSAVGQQPQAPNTLTVSAMGQSQAPNTLAISAVGQPQATSTLAVSGAGQPQAPNTLGPAPPAQQSAGPLGSGPIGGMLKPMNIHSAAVPALPGYNFAASGALQQRLLLSPDMQARLPCEVVSIGQLASLANRPLQSTAGSKPLTFQIQGNKLTLTGTQVRQVTMPQPARQLPRNVVHLVSAGGQHHIISQPAQVALIQAMAQQAGQSPVGVQAVPGHHPPTILPVPATSTAAAAVASTATISVPIAATQVPSSAVNSSGVVKIVVRQAPRDGLVSPSPGPQQPPLRPATPTTATALPGLPASLMAQRTPLPMNPLPPVRIPTQPQMPVRPSGPAPLQALVRPTLRMVQGPNPSMEQQLVSASLPSSVAPFTLSPAATVTVSTSPAMIPQTTSSPGPREEPEILMLRSTTPTPPPPSILAPRPRRQPPPPPRSPFYLESLEEKRKKQKEERLDRLFRLNEQHCNLAPIYGTEVLRFCTLFPPAAAAWRNGEETEEQAAAAEDVEPRGWRGTSYTHCYAAQVQRDPQNLASHWQRSETLAQAILTPQQRIKQLTNIIERFIFAMPPVEAPAITMHTSHPPPSLLLQQAVFKETLRQELSSRASCLHRIVCNMRTQFPDLRLIQYDCGKLQTLDVLLRQLKAGAHRVLIFTQMTRMLDVLEQFLNYHGHIYLRLDGSTRVEQRQALMERFNADKRIFCFILSTRSGGVGVNLTGADTVVFYDSDWNPTMDAQAQDRCHRIGQTRDVHIYRLISERTVEENILKKANQKRMLGDMAIEGGNFTTAYFKQQTIRDLFDMPLDEPGKKEGEAPLPAQEEEEDPMATKQAQILEQALCRAEDPEDIRAATQAKAEQVAELAEFNENIPLDADDRPSREEEEEMSRAEQEIASLVEQLTPIERYAMNFLEASLEDISREELKQAEEQVEAARKDIDQAKDEVVFKLPEDEDECLLTEEASSKRSKKARGSSRTASERTGTRMSERLRSTRQTLRDGDGGDAESPQARLPHLRHSRATAEEEDDGLPQVAQHTRGAAIRRELVRDDMPAHPAPHARRTAVRREELWTKLPAGGERLPKLAQHRTEALASSDRILRTNLHRTDTQPAGEKLLRVTPPKPDLGAAGDRLLRGTHPVGDRPPRSASQRTDTGVDKVLRAGQQKPEKPLGLDKLQSSPPRPEAPTFEAQVPQIHPQGLDRDAIKVKVDLREQKGEVFHHRPSSPGLPASKDGRTIEASACPGPLAHEKPLNIQTPPDTEKAPLKILETSPDLAAPVATVKLPYESRPEDAREVGLAAGVQKECLSQPEEKTDKSPTAERQDPLNSVNDVPAQEAQERASLGSVDRTGSEKAVCQSSEDTPLENTDRVVPESISEAMKVEGPVQTSPDRSAAAAGCLPQLETPPCVKEQNGLEQPPRIGGLPCPVPSFPNEPKPKMSPAETAPPTPEPAIGEAGSLKESLKQGPGAGGKPLPAEELRNKETEVPARCPETDSVQESPLAVAVISPGAVSSDENPSPARAPRRRTSADVLILRSCQDQDGPAAKVLRKLPGRLVTVVEEKELIRRRRRNRVRRLEAATSAVLSPSNSSEPEASSSSKPLPLLRDLPARRRIELESRAAAKEKDGCPREELLVHASPEPVKRKRGRPPKNKTPEQQSSGLPRPCLEPALEINPQSKALEKKMPEIQPPKKAPEKNTPRTASAKSKGHSSKNDSPVEKRRRGRPPKIREPPIVPPRSPAVLPATLANPLIAELSPKVPEQLNTPIGPAPLTEATSGVHEPVDIHPKSTSISKTSPKGRNRKTPHPKPASKPVSKAQDLAKPPKQLSKSSAEEREPLASAPATQPVPERQQLPSPPCPLPQTALAPPSAEAPPKRKRGRPPKNSVSPCVEATRPPPSTSDQETSIENKAPAPPVRKRRRRRRKDELGPALASVNQSSSEGEDARPLTRLAVLKREEKPEPSSEGSAQPASKRAGAEGASSAESSTGEQPSSDAPSRSTRLRPGCLVPPLVRETQRRKRRCSLGGSQASNSSKSPVPQAASEQEGGESESSLQSSSESSGNKRIQHPKRQCYESAGVRGRGRGQRYKRGLADRILRSAAKPPESTHSASSPVPMRKAGPASTPTSVGAVSGTPSAVTSSAAPLTSSLSNRGRKPKT, translated from the exons ATGCAGAACAGTCCTACTGAACAGCACCATGCGCTGCACACACAGGTAGAGTTGGAG ATTGCACCAGACAGAATGACGGGCAGCAACCCAGTGTCACCAGCCTCATCGGGCTCACctgcctccagtggcagcatctCACCACCACATCTCACCCACGACTCCTCTCTGGACAGCCACCTGGGCTTGGATGGTCCCAAGGCACAGAACAGAACCCTGGCATCACCCAGCATGTACGCCTCCCCTGACCCGGCAAGCATGTGGGACAAGACGCATGCTGAGATCGCCGAGCAGGCCAAGCAC GAGGCAGAGATTGAGAACCGTATTGCCGAAATGAAAAAGGAGGGTTTCTGGTCCCTGAAGAGGCTGTCTAAGGTGCCCGAGCCTGCTCGTCCCAAAGTGCACTGGGACTATCTCTGTGAGGAGATGCAGTGGCTGTCTGCTGACTTTGCCCAAGAGCGCCGCTGGAAGAGAGGAGTCGCAAGGAAG GTTGTGCGTATGGTGATTAGGCATCATGAAGAACAGAAGCAGAAAGAGGAGCGCGCCAAACGAGAGGAACAGGCCAAGTTGCGCCGCATTGCCTCCTCGATTGCCAAAGAGGTCAAGCAGTTCTGGAGCAATGTAGAGAAG GTTGTCCAGTTCAAACAGCAGTCACGGCTGGAGGAGAAGCGGAAAAAAGCTCTGGACCTGCAGCTGGACTTCATAGTCGGCCAGACAGAGAAGTACTCGGACCTGCTGACCCAAAGCCTCAATGAAACCCTTCCGGTTACCAGCAAGACCAGCAGCTCCCACGCCGGCTCTACTGCCTCTAGCCCACCACCTCCAAGTCAACTTATTGAGGATGAAG ACGGTGATTTCCAGCCCCACGAGGAGTCAGATGATGAGGAGACGATTGAGgtggaggagcagcaggaagGGAACGACTCCGAGACTCGGCAACGGGAGATCGAACTGCTGAAGCAAGAGGGCGAACTGCCTCTGGAGCAACTGCTGCAATCACTGCCTCCCCAGATCCTGGAGAATTCTTTCAGCGTGCCGCCTTGTGCCTCCAGCTCTGacaatgaggaagaagaggaggacagtgaagaggaagaagagcaagaagaaaaaCACATCTCCAAGAACCTAAAG GAAAAACCAAAGCCTGTTGCGCAAAGGACTAAAAAGCCTTGGAAACCCGATGAGGAGTTCACTGCCAACGAAGAGGAAG ctgaagatgaagaagagacgATAGATGCAGAAGAAAAGCTGGAAGGCAGCGTGGATCACAGCAAAGAGCTGGATGACCTGGCCCAGGAAG GTGAGCTGCCCATGGAAGAGTTGTTGCAGAAATATGCTGGTGCCTACGCCTCAGACTTTGAAATGGAGTCAGACGCATCTTCCGAGGCTTCGGAGCCCAGCACCTCTGAGTATGAAGTGGAATCCGAAGAGGAGGACAGCAGTTGCCAATCAG ATTCCACCGAAGAGGGAGGGAGCGAGCAGGATGAAAGCGAAGAGGAGGTTGCCCTTGAGGGAGAAGCTTCGGTTAGTCAGGAGGAGGACTTTGGTGTTGAGTACCTGCTGAAGCAGGACGAGGACCGTGGAGGCGAGGGAGACAACGATTTGACCCAAGCTCCAGGGCCCAAGAAGGAAATTACTGATATTGCTGCCGCAGCAGAGAGCCTGCAGCCCAAAGGCTACACCCTGGCTACTACCCAG GTGAAAACGCCCATTCCTTATCTGCTACGAGGGACACTGCGAGAGTATCAGCACATTGGTCTGGACTGGTTGGTTACTATGTACGAGAAGAAGCTCAATGGTATTTTGGCGGACGAGATGGGACTTGGCAAAACCATCCAGACCATCTCCCTGCTGGCGCATCTGGCCTGTGAAAAGG GTAGCTGGGGACCCCACCTGATCATTGTTCCCACTAGTGTCATGCTGAATTGGGAGATGGAGATCAAGCGCTGGTGCCCCAGTTTCAAGATCCTCACTTACTATGGGGCACAGAAGGAGCGTAAGCTGAAGCGGCAG GGCTGGACCAAACCCAACGCCTTCCACATCTGCATCACCTCGTACAAGCTGGTGCTGCAGGATCACCAGGCCTTTCGGCGCAAGAATTGGAAATATCTGATCCTGGACGAAGCTCAAAATATCAAGAACTTCAAATCTCAGCGCTGGCAGTCATTGCTGAACTTCAacag CCAAAGGCGGCTGCTGCTGACTGGAACACCTCTCCAGAACAGTTTGATGGAGCTGTGGTCCCTCATGCATTTCCTGATGCCCCACGTTTTCCAGTCGCACCgtgaattcaaggagtggttctCCAATCCTCTGACGGGGATGATCGAAGGCAGTCAGGAATACAATGAGAATCTAGTCAAGAGGCTGCACAAG GTGTTGCGACCTTTCCTCTTAAGGAGGGTGAAAGTTGACGTCGAGAAGCAAATGCCAAAGAAATACGAGCATGTCATCAAGTGCCGGCTTTCCAAGCGCCAGCGTTATCTTTACGATGATTTCATGGCCCAGGCTAC CACCAAGGAGACCTTGGCAACAGGGCACTTCATGAGCGTCATCAACATCTTGATGCAGCTTCGCAAAGTCTGCAACCACCCCAACCTCTTCGACCCCCGGCCCATCCACTCGCCGTTTATCACGGAGGGGGTCTGCTTCAACACGGCCTCTCTTGTCCTTCATGCCCTCGATAATGACCCTTTCAAG CACGTGGACATGGGGATTTTTGACTTGATCAATCTGGAGGACCGTGTTTCCCGTTACGAGACCGACACATTCCTGCCCAAGTGGAAGGTGACGAGGAAACTGATTGAGGAGATTGCCGAGTCCCCCGATCCTCCTCCCAGGCCGAAACCGGTCAAAATGAAAGTGAACAG gaTGCTGCAGCCGATGCCCAAGCCAGAGAATCGTACTGTGGTGCTGGTCAATAGCCCTCGTCCAGCAGCCCCCCTGCAGAGACCCGTAACGCCTCTCCTTCCAGAGACACTGGCCCCTGCTCTGGCTCCACTCCATCATCCAGGCCTGGTCTTGCCAGGGTCTGTGCAGCCCCCCGCAGTTCCTGTCTCAGTGTCTCTCCCCGTGCCACCTTCTCCAGTCACCATGTCCATATCAGTGCCTCCTCCTGCCAGACCACAGACCCCAACTCTAGTGCCTCCTCTGAGCCAGAACAGCACAGCTGCCACCCTGCTCCACACCCAGACATCTGCTCCACAAG TCCTTCCCATGACCATGACTGCTGCTCAGCTGATCCCGAATGCTTCTCGGCCTACTTTACCACCTCCTCCCATTTCTCCCACTGCAATGAGCACCTCCTCACTTAAGCTTGGCATAGGTCCAGCTCCTGTGGGGCAGCTGCAGGCGCCCAACACACTGGCCATGACTACCATGGGGCAGCTGCAGGGCATATCTGCAATAGGGCAGCCACAGGTCCCGAGCACCCTGGCGATGTCCGCTGTGGGGCAGCCACAAGGCATGTCAGTGGTGGGGCAGCTACAGGCACCGAGCACCCTGGCCATGTCTGCCGTGGGGCAGCTACAGGCTCCCAACACCCTGGCCACCGTGGGGCAGCCACAGggcatgtctgttgtggggcaacCCCAGGCCCCCAGCACCCTGGCTGTGTCTGTCATGGGGCAGCCACATGCTTCCAGTACCCAGGCCATGTCCGCTGTGGGGCAGCCACAGGCTGTTTCTGCTCTAGGGCAGCTGCAAGCTCCAAACACCCTGGCCATATCTGCCATGGGGCAGCCGCAGACCCCCAGCACCCTGGCCATGTCTGTCTTGGGGCAGCCACAGGCCATATCCGCTGTGGGGCAGTCACAGGCCCCAAACACTCTGGCTGTGTCCGCTGTGGGGCAGCCACCGGCCCCCAGCACTCTACCTTTGTCTGTTCTGGGACAGCCGCAGGCCCTGAACACCTTGGCTGTATCCACTGTGGGGCAGCCGCAGACCCTGAACACCCTGGCCGTGTCTGCCGTAGGGCACCCGCAGGCACCCAGCACTCTGCCTGTTTCTGTTGCGGGACAGCCCCCCaacactctggctgtgtccactGTGGGACAGTCGCAGGCCCCCAACACCCTAGCCATGTCTGCCGTGGGGCAGCAGCCACAGGCCCCCAACACCCTGACAGTGTCTGCTATGGGGCAGTCACAAGCCCCCAATACCCTGGCCATATCTGCTGTGGGGCAGCCGCAGGCCACCAGCACCCTGGCCGTGTCTGGCGCAGGGCAGCCACAGGCCCCCAACACACTTGGCCCAGCCCCTCCAGCACAGCAGTCCGCCGGCCCCCTGGGCTCAGGCCCCATTGGAGGGATGCTGAAGCCGATGAACATCCATTCTGCCGCTGTCCCCGCCTTGCCTGGCTACAATTTTGCGGCTTCCGGAGCTCTGCAGCAGCGGCTCCTGCTGTCTCCAGATATGCAGGCTCGGCTGCCCT GCGAAGTTGTCAGCATTGGGCAGCTGGCATCCCTGGCCAATCGGCCCCTCCAGAGCACTGCAGGCAGCAAACCCCTCACCTTCCAAATCCAAGGCAACAAGCTGACCTTGACGGGGACCCAGGTGCGCCAGGTCACTATGCCTCAGCCAGCCCGACAGCTGCCAA GGAATGTAGTTCACCTGGTGTCTGCTGGGGGGCAGCATCACATCATCAGCCAGCCAGCACAGGTGGCCTTGATCCAGGCCATGGCCCAGCAGGCAGGACAGTCCCCTGTTGGGGTGCAGGCTGTGCCGGGCCACCACCCGCCCACCATTCTGCCTGTCCCAGCTACCAGCACAGCCGCTGCAGCCGTTGCTTCTACGGCAACCATCAGCGTCCCCATTGCTGCCACCCAAG TTCCCTCCTCGGCAGTGAACAGCTCTGGTGTGGTGAAGATAGTAGTGCGGCAGGCCCCTCGGGATGGACTGGTGTCCCCGTCTCCTGGCCCTCAGCAGCCACCATTGCGCCCTGCTACACCAACAACTGCCACTGCTTTGCCCGGCCTCCCGGCGTCTCTGATGGCCCAGCGAACCCCACTCCCCATGAATCCTTTGCCACCAGTCAGGATTCCCACTCAGCCGCAGATGCCGGTGCGCCCATCCGGCCCAGCTCCCCTGCAAGCCCTTGTGAGGCCCACGCTACGAATGGTGCAGGGGCCCAATCCCAGCATGGAGCAACAGCTGG TGTCagcttccctgccttcctcagtggCTCCGTTCACGCTCTCTCCGGCTGCCACTGTGACTGTCAGCACCTCCCCTGCAATGATTCCCCAGACCACCTCAAGCCCAGGGCCCAGGGAGGAACCAGAGATACTAATGCTCCGCTCCACAACCCCTACACCACCTCCCCCTTCGATCCTTGCTCCGCGGCCAAGACGGCAGCCACCTCCCCCGCCTCGGTCACCCTTCTATCTG GAATCACTTGAAGAGAAGcggaagaagcagaaggaggagcgCCTGGACCGGCTTTTCCGCCTCAACGAGCAGCACTGCAATCTGGCGCCCATCTACGGGACGGAGGTGCTGCGCTTCTGCACCCTCTTCCCCCCTGCCGCTGCCGCATGGAGGAACGGGGAGGAAACCGAAGAGCAAGCAGCGGCTGCAGAGGATGTAGAACCGCGGGGCTGGAGAGGAACCAGCTACACCCACTGCTACGCAGCTCAAGTGCAAAGGGATCCGCAGAACCTTGCATCCCACTGGCAGCGCTCAGAGACTTTGGCCCAGGCAATCCTGACACCCCAGCAACGCATCAAGCAGCTGACAAACATTATCGAGAG GTTCATTTTCGCTATGCCTCCTGTGGAGGCTCCTGCCATCACCATGCATACCTCTCACCCGCCCCCGTCGCTCCTGCTCCAGCAGGCTGTCTTCAAGGAGACACTGCGCCAAGAGCTGTCATCCCGTGCCAGTTGCCTGCATCGCATTGTCTGCAACATGAGGACTCAGTTCCCAGACCTCCGCCTCATCCAATACGACTGTG GGAAACTGCAGACGTTGGATGTTTTGCTGCGGCAGCTTAAGGCCGGAGCCCATCGAGTCCTCATCTTCACCCAGATGACCCGTATGTTGGATGTGCTGGAGCAATTCCTTAATTACCACGGGCATATCTACCTGCGGCTGGATGGGAGCACTCGTGTGGAGCAGCGGCAG GCACTGATGGAGCGTTTCAATGCAGACAAGCGCATTTTCTGCTTCATCCTGTCAACGCGCAGCGGAGGCGTCGGGGTGAACCTGACAGGTGCAGACACCGTGGTGTTCTACGATAGCGACTGGAACCCCACCATGGATGCCCAAGCCCAAGATCGCTGCCACCGGATTGGGCAGACACGGGACGTTCACATCTACAG ATTGATTAGTGAAAGGACAGTGGAGGAAAATATCCTGAAGAAGGCTAATCAGAAGAGGATGCTGGGTGATATGGCCATTGAGGGGGGTAACTTCACCACAGCCTATTTCAAACAG CAAACCATCCGCGATCTGTTTGACATGCCACTGGACGAACCAggcaagaaagagggagaggctcCGCTTCcagcacaggaagaagaggaggatccTATGGCCACCAAACAGGCTCAAATTCTGGAGCAG GCTCTGTGCAGAGCAGAAGACCCCGAGGATATCCGCGCAGCCACCCAAGCCAAGGCGGAGCAAGTGGCCGAGCTGGCCGAGTTCAATGAGAACATCCCTTTGGATGCAGACGACAGACCcagcagggaagaggaggaggaaatgtcTAGGGCGGAGCAGGAAATTGCTTCGCTGGTAGAACAG CTCACTCCCATTGAGCGCTACGCCATGAACTTCCTGGAGGCATCTCTGGAGGACATCAGTCGGGAGGAATTGAAGCAGGCAGAG GAACAGGTAGAAGCGGCTCGGAAAGACATCGACCAGGCTAAAGACGAGGTGGTCTTCAAACTGCCAGAAGATGAAGATGAGTGCTTGCTTACTGAGGAAGCCTCCAGTAAGAGGAGCAAGAAGGCCAGGGGTTCCAGCCGCACAGCCTCAGAAAGGACAGGCACCCGCATGAGCGAAAGGCTGCGCAGCACGCGCCAAACGTTGCGAGACGGGGATGGGGGAGATGCAGAGTCCCCCCAAGCGAGGCTGCCCCATCTCCGACATTCCAGGGCGACGGCGGAAGAGGAGGACGACGGCCTGCCTCAGGTTGCCCAGCACACACGAGGGGCTGCCATCCGAAGGGAACTGGTGCGGGATGACATGCCAGCACACCCTGCCCCGCACGCTCGGAGGACTGCAGTTCGCCGAGAGGAGCTGTGGACTAAGCTGCCAGCTGGCGGAGAGAGGCTGCCGAAATTGGCCCAGCACAGAACTGAGGCGTTGGCTTCTAGTGATAGGATTTTGAGAACTAATCTCCACAGGACAGACACCCAACCTGCTGGGGAGAAGTTACTACGAGTTACTCCCCCCAAACCAGATCTGGGCGCTGCTGGCGATAGGTTACTTAGAGGCACGCATCCTGTGGGGGACAGGCCACCCCGAAGTGCCTCCCAGAGAACAGACACTGGTGTGGATAAAGTTCTGAGGGCAGGCCAGCAGAAACCTGAGAAACCCCTCGGGCTGGATAAACTCCAAAGCAGCCCGCCCAGGCCAGAGGCCCCAACATTTGAGGCTCAGGTCCCCCAGATCCACCCGCAAGGACTTGACAGAGATGCCATCaaagtgaaagtggatttaagAGAGCAGAAAGGGGAAGTGTTCCATCACCGTCCCTCATCCCCCGGCTTGCCAGCCTCCAAAGATGGACGGACCATTGAGGCATCGGCATGTCCTGGCCCGCTGGCTCATGAGAAGCCACTGAATATACAGACGCCACCTGACACAGAGAAGGCCCCACTGAAGATTTTAGAGACGTCACCAGACCTGGCTGCTCCTGTTGCCACTGTGAAACTACCGTATGAGAGCAGACCAGAGGATGCGCGAGAAGTAGGCCTTGCTGCAGGGGTTCAAAAGGAATGCTTGTCCCAGCCAGAAGAAAAGACAGATAAGAGCCCAACGGCAGAGCGACAAGATCCGTTGAACTCTGTGAATGATGTACCCGCACAGGAAGCTCAGGAAAGAGCTTCTTTGGGCAGTGTCGACAGGACAGGGTCTGAGAAAGCTGTCTGTCAAAGCTCAGAGGACACCCCTCTGGAAAACACGGACAGAGTAGTGCCGGAATCCATTAGCGAAGCCATGAAGGTTGAGGGACCTGTGCAGACGTCCCCAGACCGCTCGGCAGCTGCTGCTGGTTGTCTCCCTCAACTGGAAACTCCGCCTTGTGTCAAAGAACAAAACGGTTTGGAGCAGCCTCCCAGAATTGGCGGCTTGCCTTGTCCCGTTCCTAGCTTCCCGAATGAACCCAAGCCAAAAATGTCACCTGCAGAGACTGCGCCGCCAACACCAGAGCCAGCTATCGGCGAAGCCGGCAGCCTCAAGGAATCGCTCAAGCAGGGACCAGGGGCGGGAGGGAAGCCGCTGCCTGCAGAGGAGCTGCGCAACAAAGAAACAGAGGTTCCTGCTAGATGCCCAGAGACTGACTCTGTACAAGAGAGCCCGTTAGCTGTTGCGGTGATCTCCCCAGGAGCTGTGTCTTCAGATGAGAATCCCTCACCGGCCAGAGCGCCCCGCCGCCGAACCAGCGCAGATGTCCTCATTCTGCGGAGCTGTCAGGACCAAGATGGCCCCGCTGCTAAAGTCTTGCGGAAGTTGCCAGGGCGTTTGGTCACTGTGGTGGAAGAGAAAGAGCTGattcggcggcggcggcggaacCGTGTGCGCAGGCTGGAGGCTGCCACCAGCGCCGTGTTGAGTCCCAGCAACAGCTCAGAGCCAGAGGCCTCCTCCTCGAGCAAACCGTTGCCGTTGCTCCGGGACTTGCCTGCCCGTCGGAGGATTGAGCTGGAGAGCCGGGCAGCGGCCAAGGAGAAAGATGGTTGTCCGAGAGAAGAGCTGCTGGTTCATGCTTCCCCTGAGCCTGTCAAACGCAAACGAGGACGTCCCCCCAAGAATAAGACCCCTGAGCAGCAGAGTTCAGGGTTGCCACGGCCCTGCCTTGAGCCAGCCCTAGAAATCAACCCCCAAAGCAAAGCACTGGAGAAGAAGATGCCAGAAATTCAGCCCCCGAAGAAGGCGCCAGAGAAAAACACGCCCAGGACAGCCTCTGCCAAGAGCAAGGGTCACAGTAGCAAGAATGACTCTCCTGTAGAAAAGCGCAGGCGTGGCCGGCCCCCTAAAATACGGGAACCCCCCATCGTACCTCCCAGATCTCCTGCCGTGCTACCAGCCACACTTGCAAACCCTCTGATTGCCGAGCTATCCCCTAAGGTGCCAGAGCAGCTGAACACACCCATTGGGCCTGCCCCCCTGACAGAGGCAACATCTGGGGTTCACGAACCAGTAGACATTCATCCCAAATCAACTTCCATCTCAAAAACCTCCCCTAAGGGACGGAACCGTAAGACCCCGCATCCCAAACCTGCATCAAAACCTGTTTCTAAGGCACAAGATTTGGCCAAGCCTCCCAAACAGCTTTCCAAGTCGTCTGCAGAAGAGCGGGAACCACTTGCTAGCGCGCCTGCGACACAGCCTGTCCCCGAGAGGCAACAGCTGCCTTCTCCACCGTGCCCCCTCCCTCAGACTGCTCTTGCTCCCCCGTCAGCGGAAGCTCCACCCAAACGGAAAAGGGGTCGCCCCCCCAAGAACTCGGTTTCTCCTTGCGTGGAGGCGACACGGCCTCCACCCTCCACCTCTGACCAGGAGACCTCCATAGAGAACAAGGCCCCGGCTCCTCCGGTTCGCAAGAGGCGGAGGCGAAGGAGAAAGGACGAACTGGGCCCGGCATTGGCGAGTGTCAACCAGAGCTCGTCGGAGGGTGAGGACGCTCGGCCGCTGACCAGACTGGCTGTGCTCAAGCGAGAAGAGAAGCCAGAGCCGAGCAGCGAGGGTTCAGCTCAGCCTGCCTCCAAGCGCGCCGGAGCTGAGGGCGCTTCGTCGGCAGAGAGCAGCACCGGGGAGCAGCCTTCTAGCGACGCCCCCTCTCGCTCCACACGTCTCCGGCCCGGCTGTCTTGTCCCACCTCTGGTACGGGAGACCCAGCGACGGAAACGGCGCTGCTCCCTGGGGGGCAGCCAGGCGAGCAACAGCAGCAAGTCGCCCGTCCCCCAGGCGGCCTCCGAGCAAGAGGGTGGAGAGTCGGAGTCCTCCCTGCAGTCGTCTTCGGAATCGAGTGGTAACAAGCGTATCCAACACCCGAAGCGCCAGTGCTATGAATCTGCAGGGGTgcgtggcagggggaggggccagcGGTACAAGAGGGGGTTGGCGGACCGCATTCTCCGCAGCGCGGCCAAGCCCCCCGAGAGTACCCACTCGGCCTCATCCCCCGTCCCCATGCGGAAAGCAGGCCCGGCTTCCACTCCCACCTCAGTGGGAGCAGTCTCCGGGACGCCCTCCGCTGTCACCTCCTCAGCCGCTCCGCTTACCTCCTCGCTAAGTAACAGAGGCCGCAAGCCCAAGACGTGA